The Leucoraja erinacea ecotype New England unplaced genomic scaffold, Leri_hhj_1 Leri_273S, whole genome shotgun sequence genome segment GTATTCAATTGCATGTTTTGGCCAACTGCGTATACGCCGTCCATCAATCAGCCCTTCCTATTTATCCCATCTTTATATCGACTCCttgcagactagggacaatttacagaggtccaattaatcaacgtctttgcgatgtgggaggaatgtAAAGGACTCGGAAATAACCCTTGCGGTTACAGGaagaattccatttcaagcagagggcaggccagcaaattcaatttaatCGCATTTCAAGCCGAATGCAGACCAGCAAATCcattttcatagcatttcaagcagagtgcaggccagcaaatccaatttcatagcatttcagcagagtgcaggccagcaaatacatttcatagcatttcaagcagagtgcaggccagcaaattcaatttcatagcgttTCAACCTCCTGACAAATCATTTATTCCAAGTACAttacagactcacagttcagttgattcacaacttaGAGTCACTgtcgtggactctccctcgcgatcttccagagtgactgacttgcGTCCAGGCGtcatgggttttatagtcctgcccccatgTATGTGGCGTTACCTTCATCTTGTTGAtagacaggcgagaggaccaatcagctgatctcaagattttttaatcaCTCATAACTTatatatttttcatcgatcggaaaaattctcggggctgcctcagcggaggaggactgtgagtaagatggcccaacATCATAGCGATATTGGGCcttgtttttctaaaatcaatatgcagtgcagacatgaagtggtcaagatgagacttttagttcagtagatacagcgcggtaacgggATGTGAGGTCTAATTTGTCCATAGCGACtaaaatgccccatttaagctcttCTGACCAGCCGTCACTGCCCAATTTCCCTCTAACCCGttacaatccatgtacctgtccaaatattattTTACCAATTTATTTCTGCTTAGTCGACCAATAAACAGCTATAACAATCAGATAATATGTAATCAATAACACAGTCAACTAATGAGCGTAACATTAATCATAATCATCAAGCATAATATGGGCCAGTCAATAGTCAGAGATGCAGACAGGCAgcaggcgagactccaggatggtttGTTGCCTCCCTCCcttgtgccagggtccaggacgtctCGAAGCGGCTGCACAACATGCTCAAGAGTGAAGTGGAACAGGCGGAGTTTGTTgcgcatgttggcacaaacgacaTGGGTAGGAAGCAGAAGGAGGTTCTTCAAAACCAGTTTACAGAATTGGGTAGAAGACTAAAAAGCAGGACCTGCGGGGTAGTGGATTAGTCTCAGGATTACGTCcaatacctcgtgctagtgaaggtatgaacgggaagagaggggaaattaATGTATGGTTGAGGAGTGGGTGCAGGGGGCGGGGAGTTAGATTTCTGggtcattgggatctcttctggggcaggggtgacctgtacaaaaggggcgAGTTGCACCGTAACTGtagggggaccaacatcctagtgGGAAGATTTGCTAATGCTACTcgagagggtttaaactagataggCAGGGGGTGGGATCTCGAACGGGACAGAGGCGCGTGAGAGGCTAGAatttggtatggagggtggtgtgggagaggTTACTGGACAGAATCGGCCGGTGAAAGGCAGAgggcgaggaaggagggttggttttaACTGCACCTATTTTAATGCAGGGGGCCTGATGGGTAAGGCGGATAAGCttggggcatggataggtacgagccactgggatgttgtagccatgactgaaacctggtcaATGTTCcgtggggtacaggagcttcaggagagacaggggtgagggaaaaagaggaggggggtttCGTCCAGTGAAGCTATATGGgtagagctgaggaacaagaaaaggatgatcaccttgttgggggtgtactacagacccccgaatagtcaacgggaattagaagaacaaatgtgtcaggagattgcagacaactgcaggtcaaataaggtcgTTGTATTAGGAGCTTTTATCTTTCCCAATATAGGCTGGgtaaatcatagtgtgaagggtttaatGGGAGGTAATTAAATGGGGTGACAAATTGTGAGTATaacgatggagttaaaggggaagtgagtaggaataagaggaatagatcggttagatgcgcagagtctcttgcccagagtagtggaatcgaggaccagagcacataggttcaatgtgaagaggaaaagatttaataggaatctgaggggtaagtttttcacacaaagggtggtgggtgtatgaagtaGGCTGCGAGAGGAGGtgcttgaggctgggactaacccatcgtttaagaaacagttaaggtaggtgcatggataggacaggtttgaagggatataaaccaagcgcagacaagtgggactagggtagctgggacattactggccggtgtgggcaagttgggccgaaggtcctgttcccgCACTATATCATACTATGACTATTAGGATACTGTGAATGTGTTTTTCTTTGCACGATGAATCTAATTTCGGGACCTCTTGTTTATCCCACTTGAtaaaagatgttcagcagaagcaCAAGGAGACTCTGAAGGCACTGACTGAAACACTAAGCGTGAACACCATCTTGATGAAGGAGAAGGTTAAGGTTTACCAGCTGCTTGATCGATACGCTGAGCTCACAATCATCTCCACTCTTCGAGATCGGACATTGGTGGAACATGAGCTGCTGGCAAGAGGCCGGGACCatgaagagtggagagaggaacATCTCGGGGGAGAGTTTGAAAAATTCAGAACTGATCAGTTATTCCCGGACATTTTGACGAGCAAATCCAAATCTGGGAGTTCGTCTGCCGTGGCCGGAGTCCCGGGGATCGGAAAAACAACAATGGTGCAAAAAATTGTTCATGACTGGGCTACGGGGAAAATATTCCAACAATTCCAGTTTGTCTTCCGTTTCAAATTCCGGGATTTGAACACGATTAACTGCAGAGTAACCCTgagggaactgattctggatcaGTATCCTTACTTTGGGAATATGCTAGGAGAGGTCTGGAAGAAGCCAAAGGGATTGCTGTTTATATTCGACGGCCTGGATGAATTCAAGGGCAGAATCGATTTTGCTGACAGTCGGAGAGACACAGAACCTCAGCACCAGTGCCCAGATCCTGAATTCCGGTGTAAAGTGTctgacattgtgtacagtttaatcCAGCACAAGCTGCTCCCAGGGTGCTCAGTGCTAGTGACCACCCGCCCCACTGCGTTACATTTACTGGAAAAGGCAGAGATCAGTGTCTGGGCTGAAATCCTGGGATTTGTTGGTGAGGAACGAAAGGAATATTTCACCAGGTATTTTGAAGATCAGACGGTGGCAGCAGCTGTTTTCAAACATGTGAAGGAGAACGAGATCCTGTACACCATGAGTTACAACCCCTCCTACTGCTGGATCCTCGGCCTGACActgggccccttcttcacacaaacacACCGGCGGGGCCCACAGCAAGTtcccaagaccatcacacaactaTATTGCTACTTTATTTACAACATCCTGAAAAACCACGGCCGTGAGATTGAGAACCTCCGTGAGGTGTTACTGAGGGTTGGTCAGATGGCCTTCACTGGAGTGGCTGAGAAGAACATTTTGTTCACAGATGAAGATTTGATCAAATACAATCTGCAGCCTTCCCAGTTCCTGTCCGGGTTCCTGATGGAActtttggagagagaggattcAGCCCGGAGCGTGGTGTACACCTTCCCGCACCTCACCATCCAAGAGTTTGTAGCTGCACTCGCACAATTCATGTCTCCAAATCGCGGGGATATCACGACACTCCTCATTGAAGCCCATGGCATGACAGACGGGCGATTTGAAGTATTTCTCCGTTTTGTCGCTGGTCTCTCCTCCCCACGGTCAGTTTGGATCCTGGAGGAGTTTCTGGGTAAATACCCTCATCAAACAATCTGCCGAGTGATTGACTGGGTGAAGGAGGAGGTTAAACGCCGGACTGGAAACACAGGGAGTGAAGCTGGTAAACGGAGCCTCCTGAACGCCCTGCACTACCTGTTTGAGTCTCAGAATCCTCTACTGGCTCAGCAGACACTGGGATCTGTGGAAACACTTTCATTCAGTGGACTGGGACTGACTCCAATTGACTGTGCGGTCCTGTCTCATGCCATCGGGCTCTGTGATACAATCAAACACTTCAGCTTGGAGAGCTGCCGCATTCAGTGTGAAGGTCTCCAGCGGCTACGACCGGCTCTGCACAAGTGTCAGGAATTGAGGTAACTGTCCGTTTGACGCTAACACTGAACTGTAAAATTGTTCCACTATTTTGTTATTCCGTCCAGCACCCCTTCTATGGGGCTGATCGGCCGTCACTGTGCACGGGGTGGGCACCCCTCCTattttaccccccctcccccgggtcgCCCGTGTTGCCATCGTTCTCTGCACGGGGAACATTTCCCAGTCTTGTGGGAATGTGAATAAATGGTGAAAGTCACCAAACACCACAAGCACAGAGATTTATTCAATAATTTGCAGAGGTGTTTCCAGAAATATCCGTTTGGGAGAAGTTATCTATCTCAGCCTCACCGGCCAGGGTTTGTATCAGTTTGTTGTTACTCTGTCTGTTTGTGTTTAGACTGGGAGAAACAACGACCTGGGAGATTCCAGAGTGAAACTGGTGTCTGCGGCTCTGAGGAACCCGGACTGTAAAATACAGATACTGGGGTAAGTCCCAGACTGTGAGAGATTGTGTTCACACTCACTGGATGTCTGACACTGAACATTAGTATGATCAGTAATTGTGTCACTGATAAATACTGGGGATTTGCACCGTttcctgtctctctgtgtccctcaccctcacttcTCTCATCTCCAGCCTGGAACGTGTCGGTCTCACAGATTCTGGAGCCAAGGATTTCGCCTCCGCTCTCAGTGCAAACCCCTCTGTGAAGGAGCTGTGGCTGGGTGATAATAAACTTGGAGATTCCGGAGTGGAACTGGTGTCTGTGGCTCTGAGGAACCCGGATTGTAAAATACAGAGACTGGGGTAAGTCCCAGACGGTGAGAGATTGTGTTCACAGTCACTGGGTGtctgacactgaacattaatatgatcagtaattgtttcactgataaacactggggatttgcaccgtctcctgtctctctgtgtccctcaccctcactctctctcatctccaggctGGACGGTGTCGGTCTCACAGATTCTGGAGCCGAGGATCTCGCCTCCGCTCTCAGTACAAACCCCTCACTGACGGAGCTGATCCTGGGGGACAACTCCCTCACAGACCGATGTGTCCCCGCTCTCCGCCACCTCATACTGAACCTCCCGAGACTGGAGCAGATCAGGTgagtgtttgtgttaatgtttaatgtgataAAATATCAGCTTCACCTGTGATTTTGTTCTGTAAATGTTGTTGAAATATTAACCCCAGTCACTGTTATTGACACTGTTGTTTCATCTGTTTATTTCCTCTTTATTCCTCAACTGTTTCAGCCTGTGGGAGAATAAGTTCAGTCCGACCGGGAAGAAGGAACTGAGGTCGCTGCAAGAACCCAGACCCAGACTGAGAGTGACCGTGTGAACATCTTGGGGTGTAAACGTCACCGCCCTGGGGACCGAAACATTGTTGGCTGATTCCCCGTCCTCTCTTTAAACGGCCGCCCTCCCCTTTAAACCCCAACGCTTCCCGGGCCGGCCGGGCTGTGATGTCAGAGGCGGCCCTGCCTGATGTCACGTGACCCGGGTAcgcggcgctgctgctgctgatgccggATATCCGGTGCTGCCCCCCAGTGGGGGACGAGAGAATTACAGCGGGACCTGCAGGATCCCGGATGTGACTTTATCAGCTCCTGCTGTCGATTGATGGTGAAAACAGAAGCAGCAACAATGTTCAAACTGTTCATTCAAACAGCAATGTTCGTTACTGCTTCATCGTCTGTAAATCAAATGTAAATAGTTAATGACAGTAAAAAAATGAAAGTTAGTGGATGACAAGATGACTAATATTTGCAGAACTCAATAAACACTTGTCAATTCCAGACTCCCGCTCCAATCATTGCAAATTTGATTAGAAATATGTGACCGTCCCAAACTTCCCAATATTTACTTCACTCCTTTCTACTGCTCCCCTTCCAAACCTTTCTCCGCTGCTTTCTCTCTCGGTTTACACTCCTGTATTCTCCCCCCATCGTTACCACCCTCCTGATGAACCATCAGTCTCCTCCATCATCCAGCTCAACCCTCCTCCTGCTCCCCACTCTTCTTCACCTCCTACtccgcccccaccccctcacgtCCTAGGTCTCATCCCCCTCCTACTCCGTATTCCTgctaccctctcctcctcccccttattccctctccccccccctccatctctccccccccctctcgtctTGCCGcattgggcgcaggtgtaggggcgctcgccggtgtgggtgcgctggtgctccagcaggccgTTGGATTGGATGAAgcacttgccgcactgggcacaggtgtaggggtgctcaccggtgtgggtgcgctggtgctccagcagctaGCCGTGTAGGGTGAagtccttgccgcactgggcacaggtgtaggggtactccccggtgtgggtgcgctggtgcgtcTGCAGGTTGCCGtattgggtgaagcccttgccgcactgtgcacaggtgaaggggcgctcgccggtgtgggtgcgctggtgcttcagcaggtcgCTGGACTGGGTGAAGTCCATGCCttagtcgctgcaggtgtagggccgctccccagtGTTCAGGCGACTGTGCACAAGAGAAGGAgagggtggggtgaaaggtgcagaggaggtggggaggaaggaaggtcagcgctcctcggacaacatcgccccgctgccttggccgtccctgtccaacgcCAAAGTGCCGCCGCCTCCCCTCATCCGCCAGCCGataggaaggtgcggggccgagcggtgtagttcaaagatcctacagctatAGGATCTgtcgtgcagctgcttcagacggcggaaggaggccttcgccaccacgcacctagtatctttgccccacaattaaagatactagaggaattcagccgccgccgccgacacgaaacgtcacgttcctattctccagtaatgctgcctgacccgcggagttactccagttttttgtgtctatcggtataaaccagtatttgttTGCCAAGCCGGCTAAAATGAGTCGGCATTTATGTTGCCCGgctgcactttgagtggtcaatggcactcGGGCAACCGCTAATTACGAGCTCTGTTCTCCTGTGTGCACCTGCTGGTGTATCTCCAGTTTCCTCGGgcactgccaggccttgccacacacgtcaaaCTCATAACGCTACTCCTTGTGGTGCCCCGTCacgtggtcctccatcgaagatcagtccctcgaagctcagcccacacaccgagcagatgggggcTCACAAGCACCTTGAccaccctcaatggccgctctCATCCCCGTCTCTCCATCCACAGCAACGgatcctaaaccctgcaggaggggaacacagagggtcaacgagctggcaaacaggacattactagcacATATTGAATCAGTTTCTGGCGGAGGAAaccgttatagaaacatagaaattaggtgcaggagtaggccattcggcccttcaagcctgcaccgccattcaatatgatcatggctgatcatccaactcagtatcccgttcttgccttctctccataccccctgatccctttagccacaatggccacatctaactcttaaatatagccaatgaactggcctcaactaccctctgtggcagagagttccagagattcaccactctctgtgtgaaaaaagcttttctcatctcggttttaaaggattttcccctcatccttaagccgtgaccccttgtcctggacttccccaacatcgggaacaatcttcctgcatctagcctggccaactgcttaagaattttgtaagtttctataagatcccctctcaatctcctaaattctagagagtataaaccaagtctgtagacaatactccaggtgtagtctcaccaagaccctgtacaactgcagtagaacctccctgctcctatactcaaatccttttgctatgaaagctaacataccattcgctttcctcactgcctgctgcacctgcatgcctactttcaatgactggtgtaccatgacacccaggtctccctgcatctccccttttcctaatcggccaccattcagataatagtctgctttcctgtttttgcgaccaaaatggataacctcacatttatccacattatactgcatctgccaaacatttgcccactcacccagcctatccaagtcaccttgcagtctcctagcatcctcctcacagctaacactgccccccccagcttagtgtcatccgcaaacttggagatattgccttcaattccctcatccagatcattaatatatattgtaaatagctggggtcccagcactgagccttgcggtgccccactagtcactgcccgccattgtgaaaaggcgcggcacactggcgcagcggtacagtagctgcctcaccgccagagacccgggttgatcctgactacgggtgctgtctgtgcggagattgtacattctccccttgccCTGCGTGGATTTTTACTCCGgacgttccggtttcctccaacatatcGAAGACGTTCAgtgttgtagattaatcggcctccGCATAATTaccaaattgtccctaatgtgtgtgggatagtgctagtggacggtgtgatcgctggtcggcgcggcctccgtgggccaaaagacctgttgtttccactctgcatctctaaactaaaccaaagaaagttgtcgacccaaaacaccagccattccttctctccacagatgctgcctgacccgctgagttactccagcactttgtcataaagtgatacagcattggaaagaggcccttcggcccaactcgtacccgcactcctagatccctcggctCCACACATTCCGCAAGGCTCagagttgtacagagtcctagtgagaccacacctggagtactgtgtgctgttttggtcccctaatttgaggaaaggacattcttgctattgagggagagcagcctaggtttacaaggttaattcacgggatggcgggactgtcatatgctgagagaatggagtggctgggcttgtacattctggagttcagaaggatgagagggtatcttatggaaacacataagattgttaaaggattggacgcgctagaggtcagaaacatgttcccgatgttgggggagtccagaaccaggggccacagtttaagaattaggagtaagctatttggaacgaagacgaggaaacactttttctcacagagagtcgtgagtctttagaattctctacctcagaggatggtgaaggccggttctctggatactttcaagagagagctagttggGGCTCtcaaagattgcggagtcaggggatatggggagaaggcaggaacggggtactgattcgggatgatcagccatgatcacattgaatggcggtgctggctcaaagggccgaatggcctactactgcacctattgtctattgccccagAGCCCCGCCGTTCACAGCGAAAGCTTTTActttcctcctttatattcttggctagcttaccttcgtacctcatcttttcttcccgtattgcctttttagttatcttcttttgctctttaaaagttatccaatcctctggcttctcgcTCATGTTTGcaatgttgtacttctcttttatttttatactgccccTGGCTGCCCTTGTcggccacggtcgccccttactccccttggaatctttcttccgctTTGGAATGAAccaatcctgcaccttctgtattattcccagaaatagctgccattgttgttcccctgcctgttaaggtgcaacccatcctttttgtacaattcacccttcCCCCAaagcagatcccagtggtctaagaatcaaaatccctgctccctgcaccagctcctcagccacacattgagatcctctatctccctgttccttccctcaccagcacgaggaactggaagcaaaccggagataaccaccctggaggtcctgcttttcagccgccTTCCGAGTTCTCTGACGTCACGCTgtagaatgtctttcctcttcttcccgacgtcatttgtgccgacatgcactaccacttccggctgctcaccttcacccttgaggatgctctgcaatcggtccgtgacgtcctggatcctggcaccagggaggcaacacaccaaccTTGACTCCcacctgttgccgcagaaacccctgtctgtcCCCGACTAccacggctctgcctgacgtctgtCTCTTCGGTTATGCCTCAGCGTCACCTTTTGACTCGCAGACCTGTCCCTTCTCTCTTCGGGTATCTTCAGTGTAACGATcttactgtaggtcctgtccaggattttcccggatgatcctgaggtcatccagctgcttctccagtgccccaacacggtccttcaggagttgaacctggacacactttgctagaggcaggaaacatgttcccgatgttgggggagttcagaaccaggggccatatttTAAGAGGTTGTAAAACCTttaagaggtctgaagaagggttttggcccaaaatgttgcctatttccttcgctccatagatgctgctgcgcccgctgagtttctccagcacttttgtctacctgccatattttaagaataaggggtaagccatttagaagggaaatgagaaaacactttttcacactgagagttgttagtctgtggaattctctgcctcaggaagacggttctctggatactttcaagagagagctagatagggctcttaaagatagcggaatcaggggatacggggagaaggcaggaacggggtgctgtttggggatgatcagctgtgatcatattgaatggcggtgctggatcgaagggctgaatggcctcctacggCACCCATTGTCTATGCTGCTTTGTAAAGGCTTTTAACTCCACTTCACCACCTACATCTCTCctgcgactctcagtctgaggaagggcctcgacctcgaatcgtcggccattccttctctccagagacgctgcccgtcccgctgagttactgcagcattttgtagtcTGGACCCCCCCTTGAGGTTTTATCTCAGGTTTGCAGCCTCTGCAGCTGCTGTCATTGTCCCCCAGCCCCCGTTGCTAAGGCGGGATGGGCGGCTCCGATTGGCAAAGGGCGCTCTACGTCAGagaggtcttcttcttcttctatatagtgttttttggcggttggcaaacaacttttttggtgcattaccgccaccaactggcatggagtgtggatcaaacaacaccattacatattctaataacctatatccttccgaacaaattggttaccctctcacaatgtacaatgacagctCTATCGTCGTTTTCACTTTTCAATGAGACACCCCACTTTTCAATCAGaggcacaccacttttcaatGCAGGCACTtttccacttttcaataaggcaccccacttttcaataaggcaccccacttttcaataaggcaccccacttttcaataaggcaccccacttttcaataaggcacccCACTTTTCAGGAACACCCCACTTTTCAATGAGGCACCCCACTTTTCAATGAGGCACCCCACTTTTCAATGAGGCACCCCACTTTTTCAATGAGGCACCCCACTTTTCAATGAGGCACCCCACTTTTCAATGAGGCACCCCACTTttcaatgaggcacaccacttttcaatGAGACACCCCACTTTTCAATGAGACACCCCACTTTTCAAGCTGCTTTCAATGAGGGTCCCACCCCTTTTTGCTAACTTTTCAATGAGACGAGGCACCCCATTTTCAATGAGGCACCCACTTTTCAAAAGGGCACCCCACTTTTCAATGGCAAATGGGCGAGACACACCCACTCTACACCCCACTTTTCAGAGAGGCACACCACTGGAGCACCCCCACTTTTCAATGAGGCACCCCACTTTTCAATGAGACACCCCACTTTTCAATGAGACACCCCACTTTTCAAATGTTCACGTCAGAGAGGTGGAGACGCGGCTCTAGTTGGTCAGATACAAGGAGGAGGCGGGACCTGGCCCTTTGTGACGTGTCACGAAGAGGCGGGGCCTGAGTTCAGCGCTGGAGCTCAGGTGGGaacagccgccgccgccgccgcgtccttttcccgcccccctcctccccccgcgAGGGCGATCCTGCGGCCGGCGACCCGAGGAGCCGGAGCCCGAGTCGTGCGGGCGGAGGGGGATGTCAGTGAGTGAGTCTGGGCGCCCTCTGGTGGCAGGAGGCTGCGGTGCAACCTATCTACGTTCCCCACAAACGGTGTAACCTATCCAGGGCGGGGGGGACGTCACGGGGCAAGGCCGCCGTCCTTCtttctcaccccaccccctcctttctacccctcaccccctccttttccactcccctttctcctcactcacctcactcctcctcttcccctcactTCCACTGTTTTCATTCCCCTTCCCCATCTGCCTCCTCACCACCTCTCCAGTGCTTCCCCTCATCACCACCTCTCCatccaccttcacccccccctcccatcccccttcacccccctgtccccccccccccccccccccccccccttcaagcaCTGTGtcacaggcgcctgcacaccggggagcggccctacacctgcagcgactgcggcaagagcttcacccgctccaaccgcctgctggagcaccagcgcacggGGAGTGGCCCTACACTTACACCAGCGCACTCACGGCGGGGAGCGCCaatacacctgcacccagtgcggcaagggcttcacccgatCCAACTGCCTCCTGAAGCACCTGTGCACCCACGGCGGGGAGCGGACCTACATTTGTagcgactgcggcaagagcttcacctgCTTCGCCaatctgctgtcccaccagcgcacccacagcggggagcggccctacacctgtgcccagtgcgcaagggcttcacccactccagcagcctgctgaggCACCAGCGCTCCCACACTGGTGAGCGCCCcaacacctgcgcccagtgcggcaagggcttcaccaccTTCAGcagcctgctgaagcaccagcacacccacaccggcgagcgcccctacatgtACCCCGTGCGGCAAGTGCTTCATCTGCTCCACCCAGCTGCTGTCCTACCAGCGGGTTCACGCCGGCGACagtccccagcccggtgtgtggagagcgctttgccatggcctcccacacCCTGTCTCACCTGCGCGTGCACACGTGGCCAGCCCTAtgactgcccgtactgtggtgaggTATTTGACAGCTCTGCAGATAGAGAAAGAGGTAGGGAGAGTACCGGCGGGCCCATGCcagcgagcagctgctcccaccgtgacaagagagcatgggggctgcgggagcacc includes the following:
- the LOC129693383 gene encoding NACHT, LRR and PYD domains-containing protein 3-like isoform X1 is translated as MADEADQGGDPVASTTRTDEAPPMSSMTELLERWDDSQLLELTNHYRQRLEEAIQEALENVVFVLAYERYFSEQEYKRVIKRTKRGSCAAGSTLLLNLVTEKEPQVRKLIWKCFVKMHHLLPKLEELLKAMGEEGSDRIESFKAIKASLEISAHLKDVQQKHKETLKALTETLSVNTILMKEKVKVYQLLDRYAELTIISTLRDRTLVEHELLARGRDHEEWREEHLGGEFEKFRTDQLFPDILTSKSKSGSSSAVAGVPGIGKTTMVQKIVHDWATGKIFQQFQFVFRFKFRDLNTINCRVTLRELILDQYPYFGNMLGEVWKKPKGLLFIFDGLDEFKGRIDFADSRRDTEPQHQCPDPEFRCKVSDIVYSLIQHKLLPGCSVLVTTRPTALHLLEKAEISVWAEILGFVGEERKEYFTRYFEDQTVAAAVFKHVKENEILYTMSYNPSYCWILGLTLGPFFTQTHRRGPQQVPKTITQLYCYFIYNILKNHGREIENLREVLLRVGQMAFTGVAEKNILFTDEDLIKYNLQPSQFLSGFLMELLEREDSARSVVYTFPHLTIQEFVAALAQFMSPNRGDITTLLIEAHGMTDGRFEVFLRFVAGLSSPRSVWILEEFLGKYPHQTICRVIDWVKEEVKRRTGNTGSEAGKRSLLNALHYLFESQNPLLAQQTLGSVETLSFSGLGLTPIDCAVLSHAIGLCDTIKHFSLESCRIQCEGLQRLRPALHKCQELR
- the LOC129693383 gene encoding NACHT, LRR and PYD domains-containing protein 3-like isoform X2, translated to MNEGDDRGGDSVASTSKEQKAPPMSSMTELLERWDDSQLLELTNHYRQRLEEAIQEALENVVFVLAYERYFSEQEYKRVIKRTKRGSCAAGSTLLLNLVTEKEPQVRKLIWKCFVKMHHLLPKLEELLKAMGEEGSDRIESFKAIKASLEISAHLKDVQQKHKETLKALTETLSVNTILMKEKVKVYQLLDRYAELTIISTLRDRTLVEHELLARGRDHEEWREEHLGGEFEKFRTDQLFPDILTSKSKSGSSSAVAGVPGIGKTTMVQKIVHDWATGKIFQQFQFVFRFKFRDLNTINCRVTLRELILDQYPYFGNMLGEVWKKPKGLLFIFDGLDEFKGRIDFADSRRDTEPQHQCPDPEFRCKVSDIVYSLIQHKLLPGCSVLVTTRPTALHLLEKAEISVWAEILGFVGEERKEYFTRYFEDQTVAAAVFKHVKENEILYTMSYNPSYCWILGLTLGPFFTQTHRRGPQQVPKTITQLYCYFIYNILKNHGREIENLREVLLRVGQMAFTGVAEKNILFTDEDLIKYNLQPSQFLSGFLMELLEREDSARSVVYTFPHLTIQEFVAALAQFMSPNRGDITTLLIEAHGMTDGRFEVFLRFVAGLSSPRSVWILEEFLGKYPHQTICRVIDWVKEEVKRRTGNTGSEAGKRSLLNALHYLFESQNPLLAQQTLGSVETLSFSGLGLTPIDCAVLSHAIGLCDTIKHFSLESCRIQCEGLQRLRPALHKCQELR